A part of Vicinamibacterales bacterium genomic DNA contains:
- the era gene encoding GTPase Era, protein MHCGFVALIGRPNVGKSTLLNRVVGTKLAIVSDKPQTTRNRIAGVRTFEDGQVVFLDTPGIHRPMHRMNVRMVDAAVEGMRQADVVALITDATDGRAGTGERFILAQVKQARAPVVLVINKIDRVPRPKLLPLIDAWRSRREFADIVPVSALTGENVDRLERVFLERLPEGEPMYPTDYLTDQPERFFVAETVREKVLGLTHAEIPFSSAVVVDKFEEPDEAGLMRLYCSILVERESQKPILIGRAGEMIKRIGTAARHDLEAFFEARVYLDLRVKVQSEWRENDRLLDQLGMPRRS, encoded by the coding sequence ATGCACTGTGGTTTCGTCGCGTTGATCGGCCGCCCCAACGTCGGAAAATCGACGTTGCTCAATCGCGTGGTGGGCACCAAGCTCGCCATCGTGTCGGACAAGCCCCAGACGACGCGGAACCGGATTGCCGGCGTGCGGACGTTCGAGGATGGCCAGGTGGTGTTCCTCGATACGCCGGGCATCCACCGGCCGATGCACCGTATGAACGTGCGGATGGTCGATGCGGCCGTCGAGGGCATGCGCCAGGCGGACGTCGTCGCGCTGATCACGGATGCCACGGACGGTCGGGCGGGAACGGGCGAACGGTTCATCCTCGCTCAGGTGAAGCAGGCCCGCGCGCCCGTGGTGCTCGTGATCAACAAGATCGATCGCGTGCCGCGCCCGAAGCTGCTGCCCCTGATTGACGCGTGGCGGTCGCGCCGCGAGTTCGCAGACATCGTGCCCGTCTCGGCGCTGACGGGCGAGAACGTGGACCGTCTCGAGCGAGTGTTCCTGGAGCGGCTGCCGGAAGGCGAGCCGATGTATCCGACGGATTACCTGACGGACCAACCCGAACGATTCTTCGTGGCGGAGACCGTGCGTGAGAAGGTGCTCGGGTTGACGCACGCCGAGATTCCGTTCTCGAGCGCGGTCGTCGTCGACAAGTTCGAGGAGCCGGACGAGGCGGGCCTGATGCGGCTCTACTGCTCGATTCTGGTCGAGCGGGAATCGCAGAAGCCGATCCTGATCGGCCGGGCCGGCGAGATGATCAAGCGGATTGGCACCGCAGCGCGCCACGATCTCGAGGCGTTCTTCGAGGCGCGGGTGTATCTCGACCTTCGGGTCAAGGTCCAGTCCGAGTGGCGTGAGAACGACCGGTTGCTCGACCAGTTGGGCATGCCGCGTCGCAGCTAG
- the recO gene encoding DNA repair protein RecO: MPLYKTEALILRTYKLGEADRIVVFLTRDRGKKRGVANGARRPRSKFAGALEPFTQVGVTYYEREQRDLVRLSYAEAQCSPLFATRPDALAHVGYFAELMDEWAQEGDPNERLYRLGASTVEALAAGVPTAPLARYFEYWLLRLQGVYPPHVACQRCGTALDGEATGAWLEPSGHRFTCHACTGGEPEQDEPRRISLSPEALTFLGMAGRVAPQRLGSVPLLPRIDRELESVHRALMRVHLEKDLRSTRVLRDLRR; encoded by the coding sequence ATGCCTCTCTACAAGACCGAGGCGCTGATTCTGCGGACGTACAAGCTCGGGGAAGCCGACCGCATCGTGGTGTTCCTCACCCGCGATCGCGGCAAGAAGCGGGGCGTGGCCAATGGGGCGCGTCGTCCGCGTTCGAAATTCGCAGGGGCCCTCGAGCCGTTCACGCAGGTTGGCGTCACGTACTACGAACGGGAGCAGCGCGACCTGGTGCGTCTGAGCTACGCCGAGGCGCAATGCTCGCCCCTGTTCGCGACCCGGCCGGATGCGCTGGCCCACGTCGGGTACTTTGCCGAACTGATGGACGAGTGGGCGCAGGAGGGGGACCCGAACGAGCGCCTCTACCGTCTGGGGGCGTCCACGGTCGAGGCGCTGGCGGCCGGGGTGCCGACGGCGCCGCTGGCGCGCTACTTCGAGTACTGGTTGTTGCGCCTTCAGGGTGTCTATCCTCCGCACGTGGCGTGCCAGCGGTGCGGGACGGCGCTCGACGGGGAGGCGACCGGCGCGTGGCTCGAGCCGAGCGGACACCGCTTCACCTGTCACGCGTGCACGGGCGGTGAGCCGGAACAGGACGAACCGCGGCGAATCTCGCTCTCGCCCGAGGCCCTGACCTTTCTTGGCATGGCGGGCCGCGTCGCGCCGCAGCGGCTGGGGAGCGTGCCCCTGCTGCCGAGGATCGATCGCGAACTCGAATCGGTGCACCGCGCGTTGATGCGTGTGCACCTGGAGAAGGACCTGCGGTCCACGCGCGTGTTGCGCGACCTGCGCCGGTAG
- a CDS encoding glycine--tRNA ligase subunit alpha — protein MTFQDLILKLSEFWSSHGCLIQQPIDIEVGAGTSHIETFLRVLGPRHWNVAYVQPSRRPDDGRFGENPNRLFKHHQLQVILKPAPDEVQQTYLQSLEACGIDPRHHDIRFEEDNWESPTLGAWGIGWQVMLDGQEITQFTYFQQVGGIDLAPISAEITYGLERIAMFLQKVDSVYDLQWAPGVTYGEVRLRDEIEQSKYAFGQVDMPHEEFVAFHRDLFDKHHAFAHTLLKSKLLLPAYEQCLKCSHLFNLLDSSGGVGVTERTAYILKVRQLAVGVAQAYVEGLKPPDAAEAT, from the coding sequence ATGACGTTTCAAGACCTGATTCTCAAGCTCTCGGAGTTCTGGTCCTCGCACGGTTGCCTCATTCAGCAGCCGATCGACATCGAGGTCGGTGCCGGAACGTCACACATCGAGACCTTCCTGCGAGTGCTCGGGCCGCGGCACTGGAACGTGGCCTATGTGCAGCCGTCACGCCGGCCCGATGACGGCCGCTTTGGCGAGAACCCGAACCGGCTCTTCAAGCACCATCAGCTCCAGGTCATCCTGAAGCCGGCGCCCGACGAGGTTCAGCAAACCTACCTGCAGAGTCTCGAGGCGTGCGGCATCGATCCGCGGCACCACGACATCCGGTTCGAAGAGGACAACTGGGAGTCGCCGACGCTCGGGGCGTGGGGAATCGGCTGGCAGGTGATGCTCGACGGCCAGGAGATCACGCAGTTCACCTACTTCCAGCAGGTGGGCGGGATCGACCTCGCGCCGATCTCGGCGGAGATTACGTACGGGTTGGAACGGATCGCGATGTTCCTGCAGAAGGTGGACAGCGTCTACGACCTGCAGTGGGCTCCCGGCGTCACGTACGGCGAGGTGCGGTTGCGCGACGAGATCGAGCAGTCGAAGTACGCGTTCGGCCAGGTGGACATGCCGCACGAGGAGTTCGTCGCGTTCCACCGCGACCTGTTCGACAAGCATCACGCGTTCGCGCACACGCTGTTGAAATCGAAGCTCTTGCTCCCAGCCTACGAACAGTGCCTGAAGTGCTCGCACCTGTTCAATCTCCTCGATTCATCGGGCGGTGTGGGCGTGACGGAGCGGACCGCGTACATCCTGAAGGTTCGGCAACTGGCGGTCGGCGTGGCGCAGGCGTACGTCGAAGGGCTGAAACCGCCCGACGCCGCCGAGGCAACCTAG
- the glyS gene encoding glycine--tRNA ligase subunit beta produces the protein MDRELLIEIGTEELPASWLPSLTRQLGDHLAARLTALRVPADAPVETYSTPRRLTARIARMPERQTNLEDVISGPALAAAFRPDGQPTPAAIGFARKHGVDVGALERVDTPKGTYLAFRRFQRGRAAVDVLPEVLFGVLRDMAFPKQMHWDAWLDDGKGELLFGRPIRWILFLYGGRVVPFTIGRTELAQSGLVQEVRSAAVTYGHRFLATSGRAGRAIKVRSFDEYRTKLVESFVLLDRSERHEKIARELDAHAQRLGGRVSKAASAQSGLLQEVPDLVEYPAVVAGTFAAEFLALPEEVLTTTMIHHQHFFPVVNPAGRLMAAFLAVTNTQADNARTISRNCERVLTARLRDARFFVDADRSRKLEERVATLATLLFHKKLGSYRAKSSRLEHLAGWLVGDVMKSPLLRDAAATAGRLAKTDLVTDMVRELTELQGTMGGIYARDEGMSESIWRAIYHQYLPAGVEVDAPPSTTELGPAAVTWAGVSVADKVDTLVSMFAAGERPTGTRDPFGLRRQAHGLLRVLVDLPELTGITEVVDLGAVLREARATLTSTAEAGVVVPVASAQETEDLRMFLAERLRYLFQQRGFVYDEINAISGSARGFVDVPFDARLRLEALHRVRSSPDFEALAVAFKRVKNLARELKQGPIEAVDRLAEPAELALLEAFRTRGDAVRAAADRRDYDGAFRLASGFRPAVDRFFTDVFVMVDDVPLREQRLTLIWRLHELMQDLADISEIVPQSN, from the coding sequence GTGGATCGCGAGCTGTTGATTGAAATCGGGACCGAGGAACTGCCAGCCTCCTGGCTGCCCTCGTTGACGCGCCAGTTGGGCGACCATCTTGCTGCGCGCCTGACGGCGTTGCGGGTGCCGGCCGACGCACCGGTCGAAACCTACAGCACTCCCCGCCGGCTGACGGCCCGCATCGCGCGGATGCCGGAGCGGCAGACCAACCTCGAAGACGTCATCAGCGGCCCGGCGCTCGCCGCCGCCTTCAGGCCGGACGGCCAGCCGACGCCGGCCGCGATCGGATTCGCCCGCAAGCACGGCGTTGACGTCGGTGCCCTCGAGCGCGTTGACACGCCGAAGGGCACGTACCTCGCGTTCCGCCGGTTCCAGCGTGGCCGCGCCGCGGTTGACGTATTGCCGGAGGTGCTCTTCGGTGTGCTTCGCGACATGGCGTTCCCCAAGCAGATGCACTGGGACGCATGGCTCGACGACGGGAAGGGCGAGCTGCTGTTTGGCCGGCCGATTCGCTGGATCCTGTTTCTCTACGGCGGGCGCGTGGTGCCGTTCACCATCGGGCGCACGGAACTGGCGCAAAGCGGTCTCGTTCAGGAGGTCAGGTCCGCCGCCGTGACGTACGGTCACCGGTTTCTCGCCACGAGCGGCCGTGCCGGGCGCGCGATCAAGGTGCGGTCGTTCGACGAGTACCGGACGAAGCTCGTGGAGAGCTTCGTCCTGCTCGATCGAAGTGAACGGCACGAGAAGATCGCGCGGGAGCTCGACGCGCACGCGCAGCGTCTCGGCGGGCGGGTGAGCAAGGCCGCCTCCGCGCAGTCGGGCCTCCTCCAGGAAGTGCCGGACCTCGTCGAGTATCCAGCCGTCGTCGCGGGCACATTTGCCGCGGAATTCCTTGCGCTACCGGAAGAAGTGCTGACGACCACGATGATCCACCACCAGCATTTCTTTCCGGTGGTGAATCCCGCCGGCCGGTTGATGGCGGCGTTCCTCGCCGTGACCAACACCCAGGCGGACAACGCGCGTACGATCTCCCGCAACTGCGAACGGGTGCTGACGGCGCGCCTGCGCGACGCGCGGTTCTTCGTCGATGCGGACCGCTCGAGGAAACTGGAGGAGCGGGTGGCGACGCTCGCGACCCTCCTGTTCCACAAGAAGCTGGGCAGCTACCGCGCGAAGTCGTCACGCCTCGAACACCTTGCCGGTTGGCTGGTCGGCGACGTCATGAAATCGCCGCTCCTGCGCGACGCGGCAGCCACGGCCGGTCGACTGGCGAAGACGGATCTCGTCACCGACATGGTCCGGGAGCTGACCGAGCTGCAGGGGACGATGGGCGGGATTTACGCCCGCGACGAAGGGATGAGCGAGTCGATCTGGCGGGCGATTTACCACCAGTACCTGCCGGCCGGTGTCGAGGTCGACGCGCCCCCGTCGACTACCGAGCTCGGGCCGGCTGCCGTCACGTGGGCCGGCGTATCCGTGGCGGACAAGGTCGACACGCTGGTGAGCATGTTCGCGGCCGGCGAACGGCCAACTGGAACGCGCGATCCGTTCGGTCTCCGGCGTCAGGCTCACGGCCTCCTCAGGGTGCTCGTCGACCTGCCGGAACTGACGGGCATCACCGAGGTGGTGGACCTCGGAGCCGTGCTCCGGGAAGCGCGCGCAACCCTGACGTCGACCGCCGAGGCCGGTGTCGTCGTGCCCGTGGCGTCGGCGCAGGAGACCGAAGACCTCCGGATGTTCCTCGCCGAGCGGCTGCGGTACCTCTTCCAGCAGCGCGGATTCGTCTACGACGAGATCAATGCGATCTCGGGCTCGGCGCGCGGCTTCGTGGACGTGCCGTTCGATGCCCGCTTGCGGCTCGAGGCCTTGCACCGCGTGCGGTCGTCGCCGGATTTCGAAGCCCTGGCGGTGGCGTTCAAGCGGGTGAAGAACCTCGCAAGGGAGTTGAAGCAGGGGCCGATAGAGGCCGTGGATCGCCTCGCCGAGCCGGCCGAACTGGCCTTGCTGGAGGCGTTCCGCACGCGGGGTGATGCCGTTCGCGCGGCAGCCGACCGGCGCGACTACGACGGAGCGTTCCGCCTCGCATCGGGGTTCCGCCCCGCGGTTGATCGCTTCTTTACCGATGTGTTCGTGATGGTCGACGACGTCCCGCTGCGGGAACAGCGGCTCACGCTGATCTGGAGGTTACACGAGCTGATGCAGGATCTGGCGGACATCTCGGAGATCGTTCCTCAGTCGAATTGA
- the ppdK gene encoding pyruvate, phosphate dikinase yields the protein MAKKTAVKVRGKAPVKKTAPASKKAMAAPAKKAKATKYVYFFGGGKADGNRTMKDLLGGKGSGLAEMTNAGLPVPPGFTITTAACNLYYELGRKVPADVELQMEANLLKLEKVAGQKFGSVQNPLLVSVRSGAKFSMPGMMDTILNLGLNDETVEGLKARTGNGRFAYDSYRRFMQMYGNVVLEIPKEEFEKEFDAVKHERGAKLDTDLDEQALRDVVKRYKGVVRHKTGKAFPTDPMEQLRGARNAVFRSWNNPRAKSYRAIYEIPDHIGTAVNVQLMVFGNSGDRSATGVGFTRNPANGAKEFYGEFLINAQGEDVVAGIRTPMPIVELEKVMPQAYKELRAHTTKLEKHYKDVQDFEFTIENEKLFMLQTRNGKRTGYAAVVIATDLVAEKLLTPKEGLLLVEPSSLSQLLSPVFDPKEWKNIPVATKGLPASPGAASGQVVFTADEAVTWSDQGKKVVLVRKETVPDDIHGMFVSQGVLTATGGMTSHAAVVGRQMGKPAVVGASEIRVNEEAKTVVVGGKTLHEGDYIAFDGLSGEVKVEKVATKPSEILQVINGTMKAETSDIYQRFAKLLEWADKVRRLGIRANADLPDQAEIAYAFGARGIGLCRTEHMFFADDRLPIVRRMILADNEEDRKKAVNELLPMQRKDFYGVFKAMHGCPVTVRTIDPPLHEFLPKREDLMVEVAKLEVGNGDKKQLEETRALLARVEQLHEFNPMLGHRGCRLGITYPEITEMQTRAIMEAACQLNKEGLKVVPEIMIPLVGLVKELKDQKTIVERVCQQVIKEQGIKIKYLIGTMIEVPRGAVTADEIAAEAQFFSFGTNDLTQMTFGFSRDDAGKFLKIYQEKRILDADPFASIDTVGVGKLVAMACELGRKTRPEIKLGVCGEHGGDPASIHFFEKVGLAYVSCSPFRVPVARLAAAHAALAVKVGD from the coding sequence ATGGCCAAGAAGACGGCAGTGAAGGTTCGAGGCAAGGCCCCTGTGAAGAAGACCGCGCCGGCAAGCAAGAAGGCGATGGCCGCCCCCGCGAAGAAGGCGAAGGCGACCAAATACGTGTATTTCTTCGGCGGCGGCAAGGCTGACGGCAACCGTACGATGAAGGACCTGCTCGGCGGCAAGGGCTCCGGCCTCGCCGAGATGACCAATGCCGGATTGCCGGTCCCTCCCGGCTTCACGATCACGACGGCGGCGTGCAACCTGTACTACGAACTGGGCCGAAAGGTGCCGGCCGATGTCGAGCTGCAGATGGAAGCGAACCTGCTGAAGCTCGAGAAGGTTGCCGGGCAGAAGTTCGGGTCGGTCCAGAATCCACTGCTCGTGTCGGTCCGTTCGGGCGCGAAGTTCTCGATGCCCGGCATGATGGATACGATCCTCAATCTCGGTCTCAACGATGAAACGGTCGAGGGCTTGAAGGCTCGCACCGGCAACGGTCGGTTCGCGTACGACAGCTACCGCCGCTTCATGCAGATGTACGGCAACGTTGTCCTCGAGATTCCGAAGGAGGAGTTCGAGAAGGAATTCGACGCCGTCAAGCACGAGCGCGGCGCGAAGCTCGACACCGATCTCGACGAACAGGCCCTCCGCGACGTCGTGAAGCGCTACAAGGGTGTCGTCAGGCACAAGACCGGTAAGGCGTTCCCGACCGACCCGATGGAGCAGCTGCGCGGCGCCCGCAACGCGGTGTTCCGCTCGTGGAACAACCCGCGCGCCAAGTCCTACCGCGCGATCTACGAGATCCCGGACCATATCGGCACCGCGGTCAACGTTCAGCTGATGGTGTTCGGCAACAGCGGCGATCGCTCGGCGACGGGCGTGGGCTTCACGCGCAACCCGGCCAACGGCGCGAAGGAGTTCTACGGCGAGTTCCTGATCAACGCGCAGGGCGAGGACGTCGTCGCCGGCATCCGGACGCCGATGCCGATCGTCGAGCTCGAGAAGGTGATGCCGCAGGCCTACAAGGAACTGCGCGCCCACACCACGAAGCTCGAGAAGCACTACAAGGACGTGCAGGACTTCGAGTTCACCATCGAGAACGAGAAGCTCTTCATGCTCCAGACCCGCAACGGCAAGCGCACGGGCTACGCCGCGGTCGTGATCGCCACCGACCTCGTGGCGGAGAAGCTGCTGACGCCGAAGGAAGGGCTCCTGCTGGTCGAGCCGTCCTCGCTGTCGCAGTTGCTCTCTCCGGTGTTCGATCCGAAGGAATGGAAGAACATCCCGGTGGCCACCAAGGGCCTGCCGGCCTCGCCGGGCGCGGCGTCCGGCCAGGTGGTCTTCACGGCCGACGAGGCCGTGACCTGGAGCGACCAGGGTAAGAAGGTCGTCCTCGTTCGCAAGGAGACCGTGCCGGACGACATCCACGGCATGTTCGTGTCCCAGGGCGTCCTGACCGCGACGGGCGGGATGACCTCTCACGCCGCAGTGGTCGGTCGCCAGATGGGCAAGCCGGCGGTCGTCGGCGCCTCCGAGATCCGGGTCAATGAGGAAGCGAAGACCGTGGTCGTCGGCGGCAAGACGCTGCACGAGGGCGACTACATCGCCTTCGACGGCCTGTCGGGCGAGGTGAAGGTGGAGAAGGTCGCCACCAAGCCGAGCGAGATCCTGCAGGTCATCAACGGGACGATGAAGGCCGAGACCTCGGACATCTACCAGCGCTTCGCCAAGCTGCTGGAGTGGGCCGACAAGGTTCGCCGTCTGGGCATCCGCGCCAACGCGGACCTGCCCGACCAGGCCGAGATCGCGTACGCGTTCGGCGCCCGCGGCATCGGTCTCTGCCGGACCGAGCACATGTTCTTTGCTGACGATCGGCTGCCGATCGTGCGCCGGATGATCCTCGCGGACAACGAGGAGGACCGCAAGAAGGCCGTGAACGAGCTGCTCCCGATGCAGCGCAAGGACTTCTACGGCGTGTTCAAGGCGATGCACGGATGCCCGGTCACCGTCCGCACGATCGACCCGCCGCTGCACGAATTCCTGCCGAAACGCGAAGACCTCATGGTCGAAGTGGCGAAGCTCGAAGTCGGTAACGGCGACAAGAAGCAGCTGGAAGAGACCAGGGCGCTGCTCGCGCGCGTGGAACAGTTGCACGAGTTCAACCCGATGCTCGGTCACCGCGGATGCCGCCTCGGCATCACGTACCCCGAGATCACCGAGATGCAGACCCGCGCGATCATGGAAGCCGCCTGTCAGCTCAACAAGGAAGGGCTGAAGGTCGTTCCGGAAATCATGATCCCGCTCGTCGGCCTCGTGAAGGAATTGAAGGACCAGAAGACAATCGTCGAACGCGTGTGCCAGCAGGTCATCAAGGAGCAGGGCATCAAGATCAAGTACCTGATCGGTACGATGATCGAGGTGCCGCGCGGCGCGGTGACGGCCGACGAGATTGCCGCCGAAGCCCAGTTCTTCTCCTTCGGAACCAACGACCTGACGCAGATGACCTTCGGCTTCTCGCGCGATGACGCCGGCAAGTTCCTGAAGATCTATCAGGAGAAGCGGATCCTCGACGCGGATCCGTTTGCGAGTATCGACACGGTCGGCGTGGGCAAGCTGGTGGCCATGGCCTGCGAACTTGGTCGCAAGACGCGCCCCGAGATCAAGCTCGGCGTGTGCGGTGAGCATGGCGGCGACCCGGCGTCGATCCACTTCTTCGAGAAGGTGGGCCTCGCCTATGTGAGCTGCTCGCCGTTCCGCGTGCCGGTGGCGAGGCTGGCGGCGGCCCATGCCGCCTTGGCGGTCAAGGTCGGCGACTAG
- the mutL gene encoding DNA mismatch repair endonuclease MutL, translated as MGKVHRLSPELANQIAAGEVVERPASVVKELVENAIDARATRIAIACELGGKKLIRVEDDGEGMGAEDAQLALDRHATSKIARSEDLAAILTHGFRGEALPSIASVSHLSLRTRPADATSGTEIRVNGGTVSSVREVGAPQGTTVDVSDLFYNLPARRKFLKSDGAESAQISRMVTQLALAYPQVGFTLANAGRKVLACPPVRTLRERFYQLYGEREDLVEVGKEASGIRIFGLIAALAEQGPKRGPQNIFVNRRIVKDKTIAHAIIEAYSVASVKERSPEVHLFIEMPADQVDVNVHPTKAEVRFRNQSSVHEVVRRALGAALGQGPAPELQLRGEALPVAQPVTLSFPGLLGGIYPNRWTPVPQRADLSGTGAPPVGTTGETPVPLLPRGAGLSGTGVPPGHPAPGSLGGSIGVRPMIPLGQFRDTFIIAIDDEGIAIIDQHVAHERVLFERVMQRLTDGRLESQRLLEPLVVELSASGLEILLARTVELDRFGFEVSEFGGHSLQLAAVPALLTPDESVAAVRALAEDLDGLEQGATVDEALKRIAAMTACHAAVKANDPLTHEKMVHILEELRRTAYSTVCPHGRPVMLRLTRREIEKNFQRI; from the coding sequence ATGGGCAAAGTCCATCGTCTCTCTCCGGAGTTGGCGAATCAGATCGCTGCGGGCGAGGTTGTCGAACGGCCGGCATCCGTCGTGAAGGAGTTGGTGGAGAACGCGATCGACGCCCGGGCCACCCGCATCGCGATCGCATGCGAGTTGGGCGGGAAGAAGCTGATTCGGGTCGAAGACGACGGAGAAGGCATGGGGGCGGAGGACGCGCAACTGGCGCTGGATCGGCACGCGACGAGCAAGATCGCACGGTCGGAGGACCTCGCCGCCATCCTCACGCATGGCTTCCGTGGAGAGGCGTTGCCGAGCATCGCATCCGTGTCGCATCTCAGCCTGCGGACGCGGCCCGCAGACGCCACGAGCGGGACGGAGATTCGCGTGAACGGGGGCACCGTGTCGTCGGTGCGAGAGGTGGGCGCGCCCCAGGGCACGACGGTTGACGTCTCGGACCTGTTCTACAACCTGCCGGCTCGTCGCAAGTTCCTGAAGTCGGACGGTGCGGAGTCCGCGCAGATCTCGCGAATGGTGACGCAACTGGCTCTCGCGTACCCCCAGGTGGGGTTCACGCTGGCGAACGCCGGACGCAAGGTCCTGGCGTGCCCACCGGTCCGCACGCTGCGCGAACGGTTCTATCAGCTGTACGGCGAACGGGAGGACCTGGTCGAGGTTGGGAAGGAGGCATCGGGGATTCGCATCTTCGGCCTCATCGCCGCCCTCGCTGAGCAGGGACCGAAGCGTGGCCCGCAGAACATCTTCGTCAATCGCCGGATCGTGAAGGACAAGACGATTGCCCACGCGATCATCGAGGCTTACAGCGTCGCGTCGGTCAAGGAGCGCAGCCCGGAGGTTCACCTCTTCATCGAAATGCCAGCCGACCAGGTGGACGTCAACGTCCATCCGACGAAGGCCGAGGTGCGTTTCCGGAACCAATCGTCGGTACACGAAGTGGTTCGTCGCGCGCTCGGAGCGGCGCTTGGGCAGGGGCCCGCGCCGGAACTGCAACTCCGTGGGGAAGCCCTGCCCGTTGCGCAGCCGGTGACGCTGTCGTTTCCGGGGTTGCTCGGCGGCATCTATCCGAACCGATGGACACCGGTGCCGCAGAGGGCGGATCTGAGCGGGACAGGCGCCCCGCCTGTCGGGACCACGGGCGAGACGCCCGTGCCACTCCTGCCGCGGGGGGCGGGTCTGAGTGGGACAGGCGTCCCGCCTGGCCATCCGGCGCCGGGTTCACTGGGCGGCTCGATCGGCGTGCGGCCCATGATTCCTCTCGGTCAGTTCCGCGACACGTTCATCATCGCGATCGACGACGAAGGCATCGCGATCATCGACCAGCACGTGGCGCACGAGCGGGTACTGTTCGAACGGGTCATGCAAAGGCTCACCGACGGCCGCCTCGAGAGCCAGCGGCTTCTCGAACCGCTGGTCGTCGAGTTGTCGGCGAGCGGCCTCGAGATCCTCCTCGCACGGACCGTGGAGCTCGACCGCTTCGGTTTCGAGGTGTCGGAGTTCGGCGGCCACAGCCTGCAACTGGCGGCCGTGCCCGCACTGCTGACGCCAGACGAGAGCGTGGCCGCGGTGCGCGCGCTCGCCGAGGACCTGGACGGCCTCGAACAGGGCGCGACCGTGGACGAGGCACTGAAGAGAATTGCGGCAATGACGGCTTGCCACGCGGCCGTGAAAGCGAATGACCCGCTGACCCACGAGAAGATGGTGCACATCCTCGAGGAGTTGCGGCGCACGGCCTATTCGACCGTCTGCCCGCACGGGCGGCCGGTGATGCTGCGCCTCACGAGGCGAGAGATCGAGAAGAACTTCCAGCGGATCTGA
- a CDS encoding replication-associated recombination protein A, with the protein MSGNLFGDEGALPADLKSPLAERMRPRSFEELLGQDELLAPGRPLRVAIERDLVQSIILWGPPGTGKTTLARLIAHVTRAHFISFSAVLAGIKEIKAVMAEAEQARRRLGRRTILFVDEIHRFNKAQQDAFLPRVEAGDIVLIGATTENPSFEVISALLSRSQVYVLKPLTLDATIEVLTRALNDPDRGLGSEEVDVDPDALNTIARLANGDARTGLNLLEATVTTAPHGAGGPRGHVDVGFVEQAVQRRTLLYDKNGEEHYNLISALHKSMRNSDPDAAVYWLARMLEAGEDALYITRRVVRFASEDIGIADPQALSVAMAAKEAVHFIGMPEGNNALAEAVVYMATAPKSNAIYVAYSQAASEALHDVAEPVPLHLRNAPTKLMKDLEYGKGYQYAHNEKDAVAAMDCLPERLQGRKYYHPTERGFEKEIKRRLDGWEEIKRKRRT; encoded by the coding sequence ATGTCAGGGAACTTGTTTGGTGATGAAGGCGCGTTGCCCGCCGACCTGAAGTCGCCGCTGGCCGAACGGATGCGCCCCCGGTCCTTCGAGGAATTGCTGGGCCAGGATGAGCTACTGGCGCCGGGCCGGCCGCTCCGGGTCGCGATCGAGCGCGACCTCGTGCAGTCCATCATCCTCTGGGGGCCACCCGGCACCGGCAAGACCACGCTCGCTCGCCTGATCGCCCACGTCACCCGCGCGCACTTCATCTCGTTCAGCGCGGTGCTCGCTGGAATCAAGGAAATCAAGGCGGTCATGGCCGAGGCCGAACAGGCCCGACGCCGCCTCGGCCGCCGGACCATCCTCTTCGTGGACGAAATCCATCGTTTCAACAAGGCCCAGCAGGATGCCTTCCTTCCCCGTGTCGAAGCCGGCGACATCGTGCTGATTGGCGCCACGACCGAGAATCCCTCGTTCGAGGTGATCTCGGCGTTGCTCTCGCGTTCCCAGGTCTACGTCTTGAAGCCGCTCACGCTCGACGCGACGATCGAGGTCCTGACACGGGCGCTGAACGACCCAGACCGCGGCCTGGGAAGCGAAGAGGTCGACGTCGATCCCGACGCGCTCAACACCATCGCCCGGCTGGCGAACGGCGACGCACGCACGGGCCTCAACCTGCTCGAGGCCACCGTCACCACCGCCCCGCACGGGGCCGGCGGCCCACGGGGACACGTGGACGTCGGGTTCGTCGAACAGGCCGTCCAACGGCGCACGCTCCTCTACGACAAGAACGGCGAGGAGCACTACAACCTGATCTCCGCCCTCCACAAGTCGATGCGCAACAGCGACCCCGACGCAGCGGTGTACTGGCTCGCGCGAATGCTCGAGGCCGGAGAGGACGCGCTGTACATCACACGGCGCGTCGTCCGGTTCGCCTCGGAGGACATCGGCATCGCCGACCCGCAGGCGCTGAGCGTGGCGATGGCCGCCAAGGAGGCGGTTCACTTCATCGGCATGCCGGAGGGCAACAACGCGCTCGCAGAGGCCGTCGTCTACATGGCGACCGCACCCAAGAGCAACGCCATCTACGTGGCCTACAGCCAGGCGGCCAGCGAGGCGCTGCACGACGTCGCGGAACCGGTGCCCCTGCACCTGCGGAACGCGCCGACGAAGTTGATGAAGGACCTCGAGTACGGCAAGGGCTATCAGTACGCGCACAACGAGAAGGACGCCGTCGCGGCGATGGACTGCCTGCCCGAGCGCCTGCAGGGCCGGAAATACTACCACCCCACCGAGCGCGGTTTCGAGAAAGAGATCAAGCGGCGGCTGGACGGGTGGGAGGAGATCAAGCGGAAGCGGCGGACGTAG